Proteins encoded in a region of the Pelmatolapia mariae isolate MD_Pm_ZW linkage group LG16_19, Pm_UMD_F_2, whole genome shotgun sequence genome:
- the zgc:154055 gene encoding myotubularin-related protein 9, with amino-acid sequence MEFAEHIKTANVEDVVLRQPLQPPSRGTLCITGHHLLFSDREESDSRQVLLLLRNIDAIEKRMSGSSGTITMKCKDLRVLQLEIPGMEQCLNIAHSIETLSCLDCVSAMYPFFYRPVDLSLPEQWGLSSPEMHYSQMKELYEKWRLSTVNRDYSVCPSYPPAVIVPKSIDDDTLKKAAKFRQGGRFPVLCYYHKKNGMVIMRSSQPLLGANRKRCKEDELLLQAVIEGSDKGYIIDTRSSQQAQQARMTGGGFESKSFYNCWKRFHRQMERGKALQESLIKLVEACCDESNNMDRWLSKLENSKWLSHVQNALSTAGLLVECVERDGHSVLVHGSEGTDCSLLISTLAQLIMDPCCRTVEGFLGLLEREWIQAGHPFQQRCAHSAYSHARLQQESPVFLLLLDCVWQLWRQFPLALGFSEALLLRLATEAYASDYGTFLCNSDQERCALGVKDRTHCLFQALLRPTERDYYSNPLYERTELAIWPSVHPQSLQLWKGYFLRWTQQVRHLEEAQEEIRNMVIEWGKLARS; translated from the exons ATGGAGTTTGCTGAGCACATCAAGACGGCCAATGTGGAGGATGTTGTGCTCCGACAGCCGCTGCAACCTCCGAGCAGAGGAACCCTGTGCATCACCGGCCACCACCTGCTCTTCTCGGACAGGGAGGAGAGCGACTCCCGGCAGGTTTTATTGCTCCTCAGGAACATCGATGCCATTGAGAAAAG gatgTCTGGTTCATCTGGAACAATTACGATGAAGTGTAAAGATCTGCGTGTGCTCCAGCTTGAAATCCCAGGCATGGAACAGTGTCTCAACATTGCACACTCTATCGAG ACACTGTCCTGTCTGGACTGCGTGTCCGCAATGTACCCTTTCTTTTACCGACCTGTTGATCTCAGCCTGCCGGAGCAGTGGGGTCTCTCATCTCCTGAAATGCACTACAGTCAGATGAAGGAACTT TATGAGAAGTGGAGACTGAGCACCGTGAACAGAGATTACTCGGTTTGTCCCTCCTACCCTCCGGCAGTCATCGTCCCAAAAAGCATAGACGACGACACGCtgaaaaaagcagccaaattCAGACAGGGAGGACGTTTCCCTGTTCTCTGCTACTACCACAAGAAGAACGGCATG GTAATCATGCGCAGCAGTCAGCCGCTGCTAGGAGCCAATAGGAAGCGCTGCAAGGAAGATGAGCTGCTCCTCCAGGCTGTGATTGAGGGTTCGGACAAAGGCTACATAATTGACACTCGCTCCAGTCAGCAGGCTCAACAGGCCAGGATGACAGGTGGAGGGTTTGAGTCTAAATCGTTCTACAACTGCTGGAAGAGATTTCACAGACAGATGGAAAG GGGTAAAGCTCTCCAGGAGAGCCTAATTAAACTGGTGGAGGCTTGTTGTGACGAGTCCAACAACATGGACCGCTGGCTCAGTAAGCTGGAGAATTCAAAGTGGCTGTCACACGTCCAAAATGCTCTTTCCACTGCCGGCCTGCTGGTGGAGTGTGTGGAGAG GGATGGCCATTCTGTTCTTGTTCACGGCTCTGAAGGGACAGACTGCTCTTTGCTCATCAGCACTCTGGCTCAGCTCATCATGGATCCATGCTGCCGCACAGTGGAGGGCTTCTTGGGACTGCTGGAGAGAGAGTGGATACAG gcaGGACACCCGTTCCAGCAGCGATGCGCTCACTCAGCTTACTCCCATGCTCGTCTCCAGCAGGAGTCTCCGgtgttcctgctgctgctggactgtGTGTGGCAGCTTTGGCGGCAGTTCCCCTTGGCTCTGGGCTTCTCTGAGGCGCTGCTCCTGCGACTGGCGACTGAAGCTTATGCCTCGGATTATGGCACCTTTCTGTGTAACAGTGATCAGGAAAG GTGTGCCTTGGGAGTAAAGGACAGGACTCACTGTTTGTTCCAGGCTCTGCTAAGGCCCACAGAGAGGGATTACTACTCTAACCCCCTGTATGAACGCACTGAGCTAGCAATCTGGCCCTCAGTTCATCCTCAGTCCCTGCAGCTCTGGAAAG GCTATTTTTTGAGGTGGACCCAGCAGGTTCGTCACCTTGAAGAGGCTCAGGAGGAAATCAGAAACATGGTCATTGAGTGGGGGAAGTTAGCACGCAGCTGA
- the tdh2 gene encoding L-threonine dehydrogenase 2, whose translation MRVCVPSAAVLGLFCRGCLSRSRSWPGRSFSSLPRQMSRWNSQDTCSPPSPQENVRVLITGGLGQLGVGLAQMLRKQYGRDNVILSDIKKPPPHVYANGPFVYADVLDYKHLRELIVNNRVTWLVHYSALLSAVGEANVALARKINITGLHNVLDLALENCLRLFVPSTIGAFGPSSPRDPAPDLCVQRPRTIYGVSKVHGELMGEYLHHKYGLDFRCLRYPGVISVNTPPGGGTTDYAVQIFHDALSTGHHECYLRPDTRLPMMHISDCHRATVEFMQAPECQLSLRTYNIAAMSFTPEEVAQEIRKHLPHLKVTYNPDTVRQTIADSWPVRFDDTNARRDWGWAPAFGLEELVSDMLRSIRDKRTSEGLPVS comes from the exons ATGCGGGTCTGTGTGCCCTCTGCGGCGGTCCTGGGCCTGTTTTGCCGAGGCTGTCTCAGCAGGTCGCGGAGCTGGCCTGGCCGCAGCTTCAGTTCTTTGCCCAGGCAGATGAGCAGGTGGAACAGCCAGGACACCTGCAGCCCCCCATCTCCTCAGGAAAACGTGCGCGTGCTCATCACAG GTGGGCTTGGGCAGTTAGGTGTGGGACTTGCACAGATGCTGAG AAAACAGTATGGAAGGGACAATGTAATCCTGTCAGACATCAAGAAGCCTCCACCTCACGTTTACGCCAATG gcCCGTTTGTATACGCTGATGTTTTGGACTACAAACACCTCCGAGAACTTATTGTAAACAATCGCGTCACTTGGCTGGTCCACTACAGCGCTCTGCTTAGTGCTGTGGGTGAGGCTAATGTGGCTTTGGCACGAAAGATCAACATCACAG GCCTACATAATGTGCTGGACTTGGCCTTAGAGAACTGTTTGCGCCTCTTTGTCCCCAGCACTATTGGGGCATTTGGTCCCTCTTCTCCACGTGACCCGGCCCCTGACCTCTGTGTTCAAAGACCTCGAACCATCTACGGCGTGTCTAAAGTGCATGGTGAACTGATGGGGGag TATCTCCATCATAAATACGGCTTGGACTTCCGCTGCCTGCGTTACCCTGGAGTGATATCAGTTAACACACCTCCTGGTGGTGGAACTACAG ACTACGCAGTTCAGATCTTCCATGATGCTCTCAGCACAGGTCACCATGAGTGCTACCTGCGACCTGACACCCGTCTTCCCATGATGCATATCTCTGACTGCCACCGTGCCACGGTAGAGTTCATGCAGGCTCCAGAGTGCCAGCTGTCACTGCGCACCTACAACATAGCTGCCATGAGCTTCACCCCTGAAGAGGTGGCCCAAGAAATCCGCAAGCATCTCCCTCACCTCAAGGTCACCTACAATCCTGACACTGTCCGCCAGACCATTG CAGACAGCTGGCCTGTGAGATTTGATGACACCAATGCCAGGAGAGACTGGGGCTGGGCGCCAGCCTTCGGGCTTGAGGAGCTGGTGTCGGACATGCTCCGCTCCATCCGAGACAAGAGGACCAGCGAGGGATTGCCAGTCAGCTAG
- the fam167b gene encoding protein FAM167B, translating to MLSVYQQSAASMDFKELGDGSSSEGDTEDLDSVKALTEKLKLQTRRPSYLEWQERVQSRAWKERNSADDPDSGGQQVVSVPAILRNGSSELVVGSICGFDTMDDALEHLRKELREMQVQDNRLARQLIRLRVEIHRLKVEQVCHRHKEMLDDATYELEECGEESDLLCDIPMKAAFALSTPLKHLGLTKMNINSRRFSLC from the exons ATGCTCAGTGTGTATCAGCAATCTGCTGCATCGATGGATTTTAAGGAGCTTGGAGACGGCTCGTCCTCCGAGGGCGACACGGAGGATCTGGACAGCGTGAAAGCGCTCACGGAGAAGCTGAAGTTACAGACCCGCAGACCGTCCTACCTCGAGTGGCAGGAGCGCGTACAGAGCCGAGCGTGGAAGGAAAGAAATTCCGCGGACGATCCCGACTCAGGAGGACAGCAAGTCGTTTCCGTGCCGGCAATTTTGAGGAACGGGAGCTCAGAACTGGTTGTGGGCAGCATCTGTGGCTTTGACACCATGGACGATGCCCTGGAGCATCTTAGAAAAGAGCTG AGGGAAATGCAAGTTCAGGACAACCGACTGGCCCGTCAGCTGATCCGTCTGCGGGTGGAGATCCATCGGCTCAAAGTGGAGCAAGTGTGCCACCGTCACAAGGAGATGCTGGACGACGCAACGTACGAGCTGGAGGAGTGCGGAGAGGAGTCGGACCTGCTGTGTGATATCCCTATGAAGGCTGCCTTTGCTCTGTCCACCCCTCTAAAACATCTGGGCCTCACCAAGATGAACATCAACTCCAGGCGTTTCTCACTGTGTTAA